The Meiothermus ruber DSM 1279 genome includes the window AAAGAGGACTGGCGCTTGCCTCTTCTGACGGAACCCACGGTGGACCTAGCTTACAAGAACGATGCCTGGCACTTCTTCCAGGCCATCTCCTTTGCAGGCCATGAGCGAGCCGTCAAAACGGCGGTCAACGCGTACCGCCAGACCGCACGGGATGCCTGGGAATCGGACACGGAAGTCCGGGACGCACAGTTTGTGGCGCTGGTCTACAGGCCCAGCCAGCCGACATCCCAGATACGCAACCTCGAGGAAGCCCTCAAGCACGACAACATCCAGCTCAGGGACTACCGCGACGCCCCAGAAATCGCCAAGGACATCAAGCGCGACCTCGAGGCCCACCTGCTCATCCGGTAAGTCCTCCGGTTGCCCTGGCCTTAGGCATCACAGGAATAAAGCCAATCACGATGTGCAAGTGCCGCTCAGGGCGCGTCCGGGCTTTGCTATCCTGTAGCTGATGCGATACCCCACGGCTCATTCTTGGACCTTGAAGAAGCTGGAGTTTCTGAAAAGGTACTTGCCTGCATTCGTCAATGCTACAAAAAAGGCGCTCTCTCGCCACTACGTAGATGGGTTCGCCGGTCCAGGGTACAACCAGCAGAAAGATGGCAGCCTGGTTGAAGGATCGCCTCTGCTGGCCATTCAACATTCCCAGTTCACTAGCTTCTTTTTCGTGGAAAAAGACCGCCGCTCGTACACTGAGCTCGAGCGGAATCTCCGGAAGCACAACCCTAGCCTTCGCGGTATCCACCTCTACCGAGACGATTTCAATCTCCGTGTCGAGGATATCTTGCAGCAGATCCACCCAAGAGCACCTACGCTGTTCTTTTTGGATCCCTTTGGCCTTGAACTCAGGTGGGCTACTGTCGAGAAAATCGCCAGGCGGGAAAAGGCAGATATCTTTATCCTGATTAGTGGCAGCGGGGCTAACCGTGCCAAGCAAAACCACCCACAAACTTTGGACGAGTTCTTCGGGGACGCCTTGTGGCAGGGCTTGCGGCAAAAGCCAGGGCAGTCCTGGTTTGAGGCCTTTACCGAGGCCTACCGTGACCGGATGAGGGGGCTAGGACTAGATGGAACCGAACTGGTCACCGTAGCTAGAAATAGCAATAACGCGCCGATGCATGTTCTAGCCTTCCACTCAAAGAACAAAATCGCTCTGCGGATCGCGAATAGTGTTTTCAATAGTATCGAGACCAATCCTGCTCAACCGGGCTTGCCGTTCGGTGAGTGAGTCAGTCTGAGGAAATTCGTCCCAGGTACGGCCATCCAACAACCTGCCCCCACTCTTCGGCGTTCTGCCGCCCCATTGCTTGAAGAAGAAGGGGATTCCAGCTCGCTGGCATTGATCTCGAAGGGAGCGCACCCAGGTGGGGTCTATGGGGCGGTGATCGGGGCCACTCTCCCCCCCTACGATCACCCAGTGGATGCCGCGCAGGTCTAACTCGAGGGGCCCCAACAAAGGCTCGCAGGAGAGAAACTTGACCCTGGCCCCGGTCTGACGAAGGAAATCCACCCGTACCGCGTACTTCTGGTTCTCCACCGAGACTCCCATCCAGACGTTCTCGGGCCACTCGATCAGGGGGTCGAGCTCCAGCAGGCGCGTGTGGCGTTTGGTGAGGATCTGGTAGGTGTGCTGGGGCGTCTCGCGCATCACGCGGAAGACCTCCAGCAGGAAGCGCAGGGGCATCTGCTCATGGAACAGATCGCTCATCGAATTGACG containing:
- a CDS encoding DUF5131 family protein; protein product: MANVGTAIEWTDATWNPTTGCNKVSPGCKHCYAERITERFSQHFPQGFRFTLHPERLQEPYRWKKPRRVFVNSMSDLFHEQMPLRFLLEVFRVMRETPQHTYQILTKRHTRLLELDPLIEWPENVWMGVSVENQKYAVRVDFLRQTGARVKFLSCEPLLGPLELDLRGIHWVIVGGESGPDHRPIDPTWVRSLRDQCQRAGIPFFFKQWGGRTPKSGGRLLDGRTWDEFPQTDSLTERQARLSRIGLDTIENTIRDPQSDFVL
- the tcmP gene encoding three-Cys-motif partner protein TcmP; this translates as MKKLEFLKRYLPAFVNATKKALSRHYVDGFAGPGYNQQKDGSLVEGSPLLAIQHSQFTSFFFVEKDRRSYTELERNLRKHNPSLRGIHLYRDDFNLRVEDILQQIHPRAPTLFFLDPFGLELRWATVEKIARREKADIFILISGSGANRAKQNHPQTLDEFFGDALWQGLRQKPGQSWFEAFTEAYRDRMRGLGLDGTELVTVARNSNNAPMHVLAFHSKNKIALRIANSVFNSIETNPAQPGLPFGE